From Natronincola ferrireducens, the proteins below share one genomic window:
- a CDS encoding acyl-CoA dehydratase activase-related protein produces the protein MKIGIPQSLLYSYYYPFWKTYFEELGLEVVTTPATTKTIIDKGVKASVPEICVPIKVYIGHVLTLLEKEVDYIFIPRFVAIKKDQFFCPKFMGLPDMIRHSIHGIEEKMIMPFINTKSDNIAEAFKHNIFGEKLLVGYKQNKNALEKAEKVWLKFRESSKKGYSIMEACDIALGKAVEDEIQPITEGDSKVTIGLLGYVYNIYDPFISMDILTKLREMGVGVKTFEMLKDEDIHHQLKTMSKTLFWTFSDKLMAAGYHFYKDTDVDGLIHVTAFGCGPDSLLGKLMELDSPIYKKPFMTVRVDEHSGENHLQTRIEAFVDMIKRKKSKVQRGA, from the coding sequence GTGAAAATAGGAATTCCCCAGAGTTTACTTTATAGCTATTATTATCCTTTTTGGAAAACATATTTTGAAGAACTGGGCTTAGAGGTTGTTACTACCCCTGCCACTACAAAGACGATTATTGATAAGGGAGTAAAAGCATCGGTACCAGAAATATGTGTACCTATTAAAGTGTATATAGGACATGTTTTAACGTTGTTAGAAAAAGAAGTGGATTATATTTTTATTCCTCGATTTGTAGCTATAAAAAAAGATCAATTTTTTTGCCCGAAATTTATGGGTCTCCCAGATATGATTAGGCATTCCATTCATGGTATTGAAGAGAAAATGATTATGCCCTTTATCAATACAAAAAGTGATAATATAGCTGAAGCCTTTAAGCATAATATTTTTGGTGAAAAGCTATTAGTAGGTTACAAACAAAACAAAAATGCCTTAGAAAAAGCAGAAAAAGTGTGGTTAAAATTCAGGGAGAGTAGTAAAAAGGGTTATTCTATCATGGAAGCCTGTGATATCGCTTTGGGCAAAGCTGTTGAAGATGAAATTCAGCCTATAACAGAGGGAGATTCAAAGGTAACCATAGGACTATTGGGATACGTTTATAATATTTATGATCCTTTTATTAGTATGGATATATTAACCAAATTAAGAGAAATGGGTGTAGGGGTAAAAACCTTTGAAATGCTGAAGGATGAGGACATTCATCATCAACTTAAGACTATGTCCAAAACCTTGTTTTGGACTTTTAGCGATAAACTGATGGCAGCGGGCTACCACTTTTATAAGGATACTGATGTGGATGGATTGATTCATGTGACGGCCTTTGGCTGTGGTCCTGATTCTTTATTAGGAAAACTAATGGAACTTGACTCACCTATTTATAAAAAGCCTTTTATGACAGTAAGAGTTGATGAGCATTCTGGAGAAAACCACCTTCAGACTAGAATAGAAGCCTTTGTAGATATGATAAAACGTAAAAAATCTAAAGTTCAAAGAGGTGCATAA
- a CDS encoding DUF1657 domain-containing protein, giving the protein MTTINKLQQALNSAKSLQTDLKGFSMDTEDQQAKQMFNQLSTNLENTVQMLQSRVDFVNSEEPQYLQQSMGMQQQNKNNQNKPQ; this is encoded by the coding sequence ATGACAACCATTAACAAACTACAACAGGCCTTGAATAGTGCTAAAAGTTTGCAGACTGATTTAAAAGGCTTTTCTATGGATACTGAGGATCAACAGGCAAAACAAATGTTTAACCAATTATCTACTAATTTAGAAAATACCGTTCAAATGCTTCAATCTAGAGTAGACTTTGTAAATAGCGAAGAACCCCAGTATTTACAGCAATCTATGGGTATGCAACAACAGAATAAAAATAATCAAAATAAACCTCAATGA
- a CDS encoding cytochrome c biogenesis CcdA family protein, translating into MEISILIALLAGMLSFLSPCVLPLVPAYIGFISGSFSQEKQVDKKLVIFRGFVFVIGFSLVFIIMGATASFIGRLFFRYQNIFNKVSGIFIMFFGLYMLGIVRPSFLSRELRFRSPKNITSSLGSFLMGMAFAAGWSPCVGSVLGAILLYAGTTATVYRGVLLLGVYSLGLGIPFLLTTLLTNEFNKFLNRYDKAVPYISKIGGILLVLLGLLIFLDKMVVFSRYFYFIDLAL; encoded by the coding sequence ATGGAAATATCAATTTTAATAGCCTTGTTAGCAGGAATGTTGTCATTTTTATCTCCCTGTGTACTACCTCTTGTGCCAGCCTATATAGGCTTTATTAGTGGTAGTTTTTCACAGGAAAAACAAGTCGACAAAAAGTTGGTTATTTTTAGAGGGTTTGTGTTTGTAATAGGCTTTTCTTTAGTTTTTATTATTATGGGAGCAACTGCTAGTTTTATAGGCAGGTTGTTCTTTAGGTATCAAAATATCTTCAATAAGGTCAGTGGCATCTTTATTATGTTTTTCGGGCTATATATGTTAGGGATTGTTAGACCCTCGTTTTTAAGCAGAGAACTAAGGTTTCGTTCACCTAAAAACATTACCAGTAGCTTAGGCTCATTCTTGATGGGGATGGCTTTTGCAGCAGGCTGGAGTCCCTGTGTAGGATCGGTACTAGGAGCTATATTATTGTATGCAGGAACAACTGCCACCGTCTATAGAGGTGTATTGCTTTTAGGTGTATATTCCTTAGGTTTAGGCATACCTTTTTTATTGACAACCTTATTGACCAATGAGTTTAACAAATTTTTAAACCGATATGACAAGGCTGTTCCATATATTTCAAAAATTGGTGGCATCCTTCTGGTATTGTTAGGGCTTCTAATATTTCTTGACAAGATGGTAGTCTTTAGTAGATATTTCTATTTTATTGATTTAGCCTTATAA
- a CDS encoding amidohydrolase, with translation MDYTLDKIIKYRREFHKYPETGWKEIRTSARIAEILSQLGYENIKVGTEAVDINTIVEPVRLSEDERKKEIKRAISQGGNKDWIRKANGYPGVVAEIDTGNIGPTVAFRFDIDALVDTEPYESGHKPFDEEYISINPNSVHACGHDGHIAIGLGLAKEILKHKKSLRGKIKLLFQPAEETFSGAESMVTKGHLDDVDYFFSMHIGLSYENKPLPSKSIACGCCDFLSDRQLDVYFQGKAAHPCGASQEGKNTLLAACTAALNIHSIAPHEEGLFRVNVGEIHAGVCANTIPANALIRVEYRGENSNITNYGKNRVLTIIEAAAKMYELTYKIVDYGEVPTAKSDKEMIDIVKKSAKKVSWFENIYDYGNVGGTDDATVMMKKVQDHGGKAVYIGLGADVTEPLHNPKFDFDENVLIAATNLFVNILKDISSCKNL, from the coding sequence ATGGATTATACACTAGATAAAATTATAAAATATAGAAGAGAGTTCCACAAGTACCCAGAAACTGGATGGAAGGAAATAAGAACAAGTGCAAGAATAGCTGAAATACTATCTCAATTAGGATATGAAAATATAAAAGTAGGAACAGAAGCCGTAGATATCAATACAATTGTTGAACCAGTGAGACTTAGTGAAGATGAGAGAAAAAAAGAAATAAAAAGGGCGATAAGTCAAGGGGGAAATAAAGATTGGATTAGGAAAGCCAATGGATATCCAGGGGTTGTAGCAGAGATAGATACAGGAAATATAGGTCCAACAGTAGCTTTTAGATTTGATATTGATGCATTGGTGGATACAGAACCTTATGAAAGTGGACATAAACCCTTTGATGAAGAATATATCTCTATCAACCCCAATAGTGTACATGCTTGTGGCCATGATGGACATATTGCTATTGGTTTAGGATTGGCAAAAGAGATACTAAAGCATAAAAAGTCCTTAAGGGGAAAGATAAAGTTACTATTTCAACCTGCGGAAGAAACCTTTTCAGGAGCTGAATCAATGGTAACAAAAGGTCACTTAGATGATGTAGATTATTTTTTCAGTATGCATATAGGGCTAAGCTATGAAAACAAACCCCTACCATCAAAAAGTATCGCATGTGGATGTTGTGATTTTCTAAGTGATCGACAATTGGATGTGTATTTTCAAGGGAAAGCAGCTCATCCATGTGGAGCTTCACAAGAAGGCAAGAATACATTGCTAGCGGCATGTACCGCTGCCCTAAATATCCATTCCATAGCACCTCATGAGGAGGGGTTATTTAGAGTGAATGTAGGAGAAATACATGCAGGTGTTTGTGCAAATACAATTCCTGCAAATGCCCTCATAAGGGTAGAGTATAGAGGAGAAAATAGCAATATAACGAACTATGGTAAAAATCGTGTGTTAACGATTATAGAAGCTGCAGCAAAAATGTATGAGTTGACATATAAAATTGTGGACTATGGAGAAGTTCCAACAGCTAAAAGTGATAAAGAGATGATAGATATCGTGAAAAAATCAGCTAAAAAAGTAAGTTGGTTTGAAAATATATATGATTACGGAAATGTAGGTGGAACTGATGATGCCACAGTTATGATGAAGAAGGTACAGGATCATGGTGGTAAGGCGGTTTATATTGGGTTGGGGGCAGATGTTACTGAGCCTTTACATAATCCTAAATTTGACTTTGATGAAAATGTATTAATAGCTGCTACAAATCTTTTCGTAAATATTTTAAAAGACATATCCTCTTGTAAAAATTTATAA
- a CDS encoding peroxiredoxin family protein: protein MKMKKTLIIFCILILLIGGGYSISTFIRSGENSVEEEKELGMVGNKEETIGLDMGNTAPKFTLINTNNEKESLENYRGKNVILNFFATT, encoded by the coding sequence ATGAAAATGAAAAAAACACTCATAATCTTTTGTATTTTAATACTTCTTATTGGGGGAGGATATAGCATATCTACCTTTATAAGGAGTGGAGAAAATTCCGTAGAAGAAGAGAAGGAGCTAGGAATGGTGGGGAATAAAGAAGAGACAATTGGACTTGACATGGGAAATACCGCACCTAAATTCACTTTAATTAATACAAATAATGAAAAAGAAAGTTTGGAGAATTATAGAGGGAAAAATGTTATATTGAATTTTTTTGCTACAACATGA
- a CDS encoding CapA family protein: protein MIKTIKKYNWLLIIVCLITLLGACSFQGNTTPSYLPENKEEMEATKPEEIIYPPPVEIDIIAVGDIMVHGPQLRAQHKPQDDTYDFTNNFQFVKPYFEKADLVIGNLETTFGGGERGYSSFPMFNTPDTLADALKDSGFHVISTVNNHTMDTGSKGMLRTIDVLKERNLEVIGTRREEKEDVFLIKEIEGIKIGLTAYTYETPKLGEYKTLNGIRVPKEVENLVNSFSYESLEEDLLKMKDTIEDMKKRGVEFIIFYIHWGDEYQRQPNSYQRVIAEKLSDYGVDIIFGSHPHVVQPVEIIESDISNKNTLVVYSMGNFLSNQRYEILKNRYTEDGVIINAKIKKDFEANTVTLQGVSYIPTWVHRYHSKGKVIYEILPVVDALEDKDFYNLYSSDSVWRAENSKTNTIEIIESLDIPRPIEIQLIKAN, encoded by the coding sequence ATGATAAAAACAATAAAAAAGTATAATTGGTTACTGATTATAGTATGCTTAATTACCCTGTTAGGGGCCTGTAGCTTTCAAGGGAATACTACCCCATCCTACCTGCCAGAAAATAAAGAAGAGATGGAAGCTACTAAACCAGAGGAGATAATCTATCCACCTCCAGTAGAAATTGACATAATAGCAGTGGGAGATATTATGGTCCATGGTCCCCAGCTTAGGGCACAACATAAACCACAGGATGACACCTATGATTTCACCAACAATTTTCAATTTGTGAAACCTTATTTTGAAAAAGCTGATTTAGTTATAGGCAACTTAGAAACTACCTTTGGTGGGGGAGAAAGGGGGTATTCCAGCTTTCCTATGTTTAACACCCCTGATACACTGGCAGATGCCCTAAAGGATTCGGGATTTCATGTGATTTCTACGGTTAACAATCATACAATGGATACTGGAAGCAAGGGTATGCTAAGGACTATTGATGTTTTGAAGGAAAGGAATCTTGAAGTCATAGGGACTAGAAGGGAAGAAAAAGAAGATGTTTTTCTTATCAAGGAAATAGAGGGTATAAAAATTGGTCTCACAGCTTATACCTATGAAACACCAAAGCTTGGAGAGTATAAAACCTTAAATGGAATACGGGTCCCTAAGGAGGTGGAGAATCTTGTTAATAGCTTTTCCTATGAAAGTTTAGAGGAAGATCTTTTGAAGATGAAGGATACTATTGAAGACATGAAAAAAAGGGGAGTAGAGTTTATTATTTTCTACATTCATTGGGGAGATGAATATCAAAGACAACCAAATTCTTATCAAAGAGTTATAGCAGAAAAACTATCGGATTATGGTGTAGACATTATATTTGGAAGTCATCCCCATGTAGTCCAGCCTGTTGAGATAATTGAGTCTGACATTTCCAATAAAAATACTTTAGTGGTTTATTCTATGGGAAATTTTTTGTCTAATCAACGATATGAAATATTAAAAAATAGATATACAGAGGACGGAGTTATTATCAATGCTAAGATAAAAAAAGATTTTGAAGCAAATACTGTAACACTTCAAGGGGTTTCTTATATACCTACTTGGGTTCATAGGTATCATTCTAAGGGTAAAGTTATTTATGAAATACTTCCGGTGGTAGATGCCCTTGAAGACAAGGATTTTTATAATCTCTATTCTAGTGATAGTGTATGGCGGGCTGAAAACTCGAAAACCAATACAATTGAAATAATAGAATCCTTAGATATACCTAGACCTATTGAAATACAATTGATAAAGGCAAATTAA
- a CDS encoding hemerythrin domain-containing protein, whose product MKAVKILMDEHQNILRMLKVIRRLCLQTFNTKEVYYKGYYAAIDFIRNYADKFHHGKEEDILFDKMSTELGEAIKTGPIYGMLAEHDLGRLFVKNLEEALHKAEEGGEEAKLDIIVNAVAYTDLLYRHIEKEDAAIFTFAEKSFNNDLQHWVDAEFENAKERLDSEKTEEKYIALLNELESYVKDL is encoded by the coding sequence ATGAAAGCTGTAAAGATACTTATGGATGAACACCAAAATATTTTGAGAATGTTAAAGGTAATAAGAAGGTTATGTCTACAAACCTTTAATACAAAGGAGGTATATTATAAAGGCTATTATGCTGCTATTGACTTTATTAGAAATTATGCAGATAAATTTCATCATGGAAAGGAAGAGGACATTTTGTTTGACAAAATGTCTACGGAATTAGGTGAAGCCATCAAAACCGGTCCTATTTATGGAATGCTGGCAGAGCATGATTTAGGCAGGCTTTTTGTGAAAAATCTTGAGGAAGCATTACACAAGGCTGAAGAAGGCGGGGAGGAAGCAAAGCTAGATATCATAGTCAATGCTGTAGCCTATACTGACTTATTATATCGTCATATTGAAAAGGAGGATGCTGCCATTTTTACCTTTGCTGAAAAAAGCTTCAATAACGACCTGCAGCACTGGGTAGATGCAGAATTTGAAAATGCCAAAGAACGACTGGATAGTGAAAAAACTGAAGAAAAATATATAGCTCTTTTAAACGAACTGGAGTCCTATGTAAAGGACCTATAG
- a CDS encoding DUF1385 domain-containing protein: protein MKLGGYAHINGITFFCDVLKIRAIKRKKTIEYQGDWIVPKRWLRKLEGKLFLNGLLTMYYQWKIINTKHKLLIGGLLLVAVVEELCSFPLMDKIFMLTIDKIWVYSIMAAVLLLNVRRIIRLFQYHGAEHKTINCYMKYGYVNYYLVKKASRFNKRCGSNLALTIILIYGLLWIFGIDSFFVFLLVFLVSIQITKKLASIEGKWDKYMNILQWITVLEPKEEDIHLAINAFQRLQQAYEIYRKEVCT, encoded by the coding sequence ATGAAGCTAGGTGGATATGCCCATATCAATGGCATCACATTTTTTTGTGATGTTTTAAAAATAAGGGCAATAAAAAGAAAGAAAACAATTGAATATCAAGGAGATTGGATTGTACCTAAAAGATGGTTAAGGAAACTGGAGGGTAAGCTTTTCTTAAATGGACTATTGACTATGTATTATCAATGGAAAATTATTAATACCAAGCATAAGCTTCTTATAGGAGGTTTGTTATTGGTGGCTGTGGTGGAGGAATTGTGCAGCTTTCCTTTAATGGATAAGATATTTATGTTAACAATTGATAAAATTTGGGTCTATAGTATTATGGCAGCAGTACTTTTGTTAAACGTTAGGAGGATTATTCGACTTTTTCAATATCATGGTGCGGAGCATAAGACGATTAATTGCTATATGAAGTACGGATATGTAAATTACTATTTGGTTAAGAAAGCCTCTAGATTCAACAAACGATGCGGTTCTAATCTAGCATTAACTATTATTTTGATTTATGGGTTATTATGGATATTTGGTATAGACTCTTTTTTTGTTTTTCTTTTAGTTTTTTTAGTTTCTATTCAAATTACTAAAAAACTTGCTTCAATAGAGGGTAAATGGGATAAATATATGAATATATTACAATGGATTACAGTATTGGAGCCAAAAGAAGAAGACATTCATTTAGCCATCAATGCCTTCCAACGTCTACAACAAGCCTATGAAATTTACCGCAAGGAAGTATGTACTTAA
- a CDS encoding acyl-CoA dehydratase activase, giving the protein MQEIYLGIDVGSVSTNIVALNDQYEVIHSQYIRTNGQPLESVKIGLRELKRNLPQDINIQSVGTTGSGRQLVGVMVGADVVKNEITAHATATAQLVPDVKTIFEIGGQDSKIIIIENQMVVDFAMNTVCAAGTGSFLDHQAERLGIPIEQFGDMALSVDRDVRIAGRCTVFAESDMIAKQQFGFSKAEIIKGLSEALVRNYINNLGRGKKLEPPFVFQGGVAANKGIKIAFEKEIGHEVIIPKHFNIMGALGSAILAREYVEEAGTPTNFRGFEAADLDFAPSTFECGGCSNNCEVIKVELDRQIVAMWGDRCGKWTNNL; this is encoded by the coding sequence ATGCAGGAGATATACTTAGGAATAGATGTAGGTTCTGTAAGTACAAATATAGTTGCTTTGAATGATCAATATGAGGTAATCCATAGTCAATATATTCGAACTAATGGACAACCGTTGGAATCTGTAAAAATTGGCTTAAGAGAATTAAAAAGAAATCTACCTCAAGACATTAATATACAGAGTGTAGGTACTACTGGCAGTGGGCGACAGCTGGTGGGAGTAATGGTGGGGGCAGATGTAGTAAAGAATGAAATCACTGCCCATGCCACAGCAACAGCTCAATTGGTTCCTGACGTAAAAACGATTTTTGAAATTGGAGGACAGGATTCAAAGATTATTATTATTGAAAATCAAATGGTTGTAGACTTTGCTATGAATACCGTATGTGCAGCTGGAACTGGGTCGTTTTTAGATCATCAAGCAGAAAGACTAGGTATTCCCATTGAACAATTTGGGGATATGGCTTTGTCGGTTGACAGAGATGTACGGATCGCAGGACGATGTACAGTATTTGCAGAATCTGATATGATTGCAAAACAGCAGTTTGGTTTCTCTAAAGCAGAGATTATTAAAGGTCTCTCTGAAGCCTTAGTAAGAAATTATATTAACAATTTAGGCAGAGGGAAAAAGCTGGAGCCACCTTTTGTGTTTCAAGGGGGGGTAGCCGCCAATAAGGGAATTAAAATAGCCTTTGAAAAGGAAATTGGGCATGAGGTAATTATTCCTAAACATTTTAACATTATGGGGGCTTTAGGTTCAGCTATTCTAGCTAGGGAATATGTTGAAGAAGCAGGAACCCCCACCAATTTTAGAGGGTTTGAAGCTGCAGATCTTGATTTTGCCCCCTCCACCTTTGAGTGTGGAGGCTGTTCTAATAATTGTGAAGTCATCAAGGTAGAACTAGATAGACAAATTGTAGCCATGTGGGGAGACCGTTGTGGCAAATGGACCAATAACCTATAG
- a CDS encoding MFS transporter: MKYIFVFFVCSLLQFLVSFESNFINPIIPYLSTHFGIEKSSVIYLNFGFFFVGLFSPFFGMLTDKIGKKRGLFIATVFYIVGTFMSGVSTHHYIFAVSRMITAIGSLTIGATIIAYISDFIPFHQRGRAAGILRISFAIAVLLAPASASYIVERFNLQTLYLGVSFAAVIALLFLLKLPTDKVISNSGGKNINLPELIQLLQDKTTQKFILISFMVMAAPLSLFGFFSIWLDQNFTLNQSQIGYIFTLANSGTMIGVAAATLVSDKIGKLLTAKIGFILTAITLFPLSYLNAIPLIIMIIFINLVGLDGGFLAFQTLASEIKPKQRTLFMTLISFSHSLCSLIFVIIAPLLYNLGGYRLLNFIGGAASVIAVLTLYSLSNNELVVEKIQEVAT, from the coding sequence ATGAAATATATTTTTGTTTTCTTTGTATGCTCATTGTTACAATTTTTAGTCAGCTTTGAGAGTAATTTCATTAATCCGATTATACCCTATTTATCTACCCATTTTGGAATTGAAAAAAGTAGTGTTATTTATTTGAATTTCGGTTTTTTCTTTGTAGGACTTTTTTCACCTTTTTTCGGAATGCTTACAGATAAGATAGGAAAAAAACGCGGGTTATTTATTGCCACTGTTTTTTACATTGTGGGTACCTTTATGAGCGGTGTTTCAACTCATCATTATATTTTCGCTGTTTCTAGGATGATTACCGCCATAGGTTCCTTAACCATAGGTGCCACCATTATCGCCTATATAAGCGATTTTATCCCCTTTCATCAAAGAGGCCGGGCAGCCGGCATCCTTCGAATATCCTTTGCTATTGCAGTTTTGCTGGCTCCAGCCTCAGCATCTTATATTGTTGAGAGGTTTAATTTACAAACCCTGTATTTAGGTGTATCTTTTGCTGCAGTTATAGCATTGTTGTTTTTATTGAAGCTACCAACTGATAAAGTTATTAGTAATTCAGGAGGGAAAAACATAAATCTTCCAGAGCTCATCCAGCTTTTGCAGGATAAAACAACCCAAAAGTTTATATTAATTTCCTTTATGGTGATGGCAGCTCCTTTATCTCTTTTTGGATTTTTCTCTATATGGTTAGACCAAAATTTTACTTTAAACCAAAGTCAAATAGGTTATATTTTCACTTTAGCAAATTCAGGGACTATGATTGGTGTAGCTGCTGCTACCCTAGTAAGTGATAAAATAGGCAAACTATTGACAGCCAAAATAGGCTTTATCCTTACAGCCATCACTTTGTTTCCCTTATCCTATTTAAATGCTATTCCTTTAATCATTATGATTATTTTTATAAATCTTGTCGGTTTAGACGGTGGCTTTTTAGCCTTTCAAACCTTAGCTTCAGAAATAAAACCTAAACAAAGAACCCTGTTTATGACCCTGATTTCCTTTTCTCATTCTTTATGCAGCTTAATCTTTGTTATTATAGCTCCTCTCCTCTATAATCTTGGTGGCTATAGACTCCTAAACTTTATAGGTGGAGCTGCATCAGTTATAGCTGTTCTTACCCTCTACAGTCTTTCTAATAATGAACTTGTTGTAGAGAAAATACAGGAAGTTGCAACTTAA
- a CDS encoding acyl-CoA dehydratase activase-related protein: protein MKVSFPYMGTTVVYKKLLELLGHEVVMPPKPSQKTINLGVKYSPEFACFPLKVIMGSYMEAIEKGAEVIVTSGGHGPCRAGFYEKVHSRILKEENYPVEFIVFDSMFRNYKQFYKNILRVKGNSSWHKVGKSLLYVYNMIKKLDILEKEVQRIRAYEVKKGETTKTWEKIQQIFDKAYTKQELEEAYHTGKIWLSEIQQVSVPQKNKIRIGIVGEIYVIMEASINMKLEELLGSLGAEVERAQYLSQWVSYNALPKFINHTHEVEILKKGERYIPIQIGGHAKQTVGHIIDYSERGFDGVVHLMPFGCLPELVSQSIIPKITEELGIPVLTLSIDEQVGTANNLTRIEAFLDLIKGKRSRKIS from the coding sequence ATGAAGGTGTCCTTTCCCTACATGGGGACAACGGTAGTATATAAAAAGCTTTTAGAACTGCTTGGACATGAAGTGGTTATGCCACCAAAACCTAGCCAAAAGACCATCAATTTAGGTGTGAAGTATAGTCCAGAATTTGCATGTTTTCCTCTTAAGGTAATTATGGGTAGCTATATGGAGGCAATAGAAAAGGGTGCTGAGGTTATTGTCACCTCTGGAGGGCATGGACCCTGTAGAGCAGGTTTTTATGAAAAGGTTCATAGTCGAATCCTAAAAGAAGAAAATTATCCTGTAGAATTTATTGTATTTGATTCAATGTTTAGGAATTATAAACAATTTTATAAAAATATTTTAAGGGTTAAGGGCAATAGCTCTTGGCATAAGGTAGGCAAATCCCTACTGTATGTTTATAACATGATTAAAAAGCTAGACATACTAGAAAAGGAAGTGCAGCGGATTAGAGCCTATGAGGTAAAGAAGGGGGAAACCACAAAAACATGGGAAAAAATTCAGCAAATTTTTGATAAAGCCTATACAAAACAAGAATTAGAAGAGGCTTATCACACGGGAAAAATTTGGTTAAGTGAAATACAGCAGGTTTCTGTTCCACAAAAAAACAAAATACGTATTGGGATTGTAGGAGAAATTTATGTCATTATGGAGGCTTCTATTAATATGAAGCTAGAAGAGCTGTTGGGTTCACTAGGAGCAGAAGTAGAACGTGCTCAATATCTTTCACAATGGGTTAGTTATAATGCCTTACCAAAGTTTATTAATCACACCCATGAAGTAGAAATTTTGAAAAAGGGTGAAAGATATATACCTATTCAAATTGGAGGTCATGCAAAGCAAACAGTTGGGCACATTATTGACTATAGTGAAAGAGGATTTGATGGCGTTGTTCACTTAATGCCCTTTGGCTGTTTACCGGAACTGGTTTCTCAAAGTATCATTCCTAAAATCACTGAAGAATTGGGGATTCCTGTTTTGACCCTATCAATAGACGAACAAGTAGGTACTGCCAACAATTTAACACGAATAGAGGCATTTTTGGATTTAATCAAGGGGAAAAGATCTAGAAAAATATCATAA
- a CDS encoding alpha/beta-type small acid-soluble spore protein, producing MATNSNNTGRNQIVVPEARQALNSMKTEIANELGLTNYEATDKGNLTARQNGYVGGYMVKRLIEQAERSMSGR from the coding sequence ATGGCAACTAACAGCAATAACACTGGAAGAAATCAAATAGTAGTTCCAGAAGCTCGTCAAGCACTAAATAGTATGAAGACAGAAATTGCTAACGAACTAGGATTAACAAACTATGAGGCAACTGACAAAGGTAACTTAACAGCAAGACAAAATGGTTATGTTGGTGGTTATATGGTAAAAAGATTAATCGAGCAAGCTGAAAGAAGTATGAGTGGTAGATAA